In Lentisphaerota bacterium, the genomic stretch AGATTGAAGCGCGGCTCACCGAATTGCGTCAGATGATGATGATCAGTTGATGCCCTTTGTTTTCAGGCAATTATTCGAAAAGACGGAGCAAGACTTTACATAACATATATTATGCGACGTTATTGGTAGCCCCCTCAAATGTTCCTCTTACAGCTTCTTCAATGTCAGTTTCATCGCCGCCCGCGCTGATACCGGCATCGTTTTCCAACCCAGCGCGGATTTGATCTTGAGGTTTGAAACCACGTAGGACTCCGTCAGCTTTCGCAGCCTCTCGCTGTTGAGCGGCAGCCGCAACACGTCGCCGACCCGCGCCGCCAGCCTGATCCAGCCGGCCGGCACCCTCCAGATTCTGGCCGACTGACCCAATGTTTCGGCCATCAAAGAGATCAGCTCGTTCGTCGAGAGGGTCTCGTCATCGGCCACCTGGTAGATCCCGGACGCTCCTATTCCGGCCAGCAGCCCTTCGACCACCGCGCAGACGTTCTCGATCGAGGCGAACGAGCGCCGGTTGTCAAACCCGCCCAGCGGCCATGGCGCCCCTTTTTGCACGAGCGTGTACAACAGATTGAGATTCCCCTTGTTTCCCGGACCGTGAATCATGCAGGGTCGCAGAATCACGCCGCACAGGGCCAGAGGGTGTGCGGCGGCGGCCTCCCGGACGATCCGTTCCGCCTCCAGCTTGCTCTTTCCGTAGGGTGTCTGCGGGGCGGGCGCCGAGTCTTCCGTGAGCACGCCGTCAACCGCATCGGCGCACGCCTTGACAGAACTGAACAGGATGAATCGGATGGGGCGAGGCGGTGCGGCGTCCACAATCCGTCGCACGATTTTTTCGGTCAGCCCCGCGTTGATGTCGAAATAGCTTTGGGGGTCGGCGGTGCGCCGGGTGTCATGCGCTTTTCCCGCCAGATGCACCACCGCATCCACCTCGTCCCAAGGCACCCGCTCCAGATCCTTCCACGTAAACAGCCGCGCATACGCGCCTCCCGACGCGGGAGCGGCCCCGGCCACATCCAGCGCCCAGACTCCCCTGCCCCGCTCTGCCAGCCAGGCCGACAGGTGGGTCCCCACAAACCCAAAAGCCCCTGTAATTAACACCTGTCCCATGAGGTCCTCTTTCCATAATCGGATGCTATCGCCGTGGCACCCGTCAGGAAAATCACGGCATTGGCGGGATAGTCGAAAGTGGAGAAATGTGGCGAGTATAGCGCATTCATTCAGCCATGTAAAACCGATTTGGCCTTGCACGCGGGGGGCGGGTTGATTATAGTGGGGCGCCGTATGAACACGCCGCCTGACTCTTTGCGGATTTTGGGGATTGACGCGTCACTGCGATCAACCGGTCTGGGCATTGTCGAGGCGGAGGGATCGCGCATGAGATCCGTCTGGCACGGGCGGGTGCGCAACCCTGCGGCGCGTCCGCTGTCGGCCTGCCTGGTCGCCCTGGAGGATGCGGTCTGCGAGCAGATCGTATCCTGCCATCCTCAGGCAGCCGCCATCGAGGGCGTGTTCTTTTCCAAGAACATCCACACGACGCTGATCCTGGGTCATGCCCGCGGCGTGCTGATCGGTCAGTGTGCCCGCCATGGAATCCCGGTCTATGAATACGAGCCGCGCCGCGTCAAGCAGGCGGTGGTCGGCTTCGGAGGCGCAGTGAAGGGACAGATGCAGCGGATGGTGATGACCCTGCTGAACCTTCCCGAACTCCCGCAGGAGGACGAAGCCGATGCCCTCGCGCTCGCCATCTGCCACCTCCACAACCGCACGCGGCTCAAGCTTAGCGGCATCGAACCCCTGTGAGACTCCCCCACCACCCCACCCCGTGTCCCAACCCTGTGTTTCTGATCATCCACGTTCCGTAATCGCCCAACGATGAACATACCCAGACCATCCTGTTCCA encodes the following:
- a CDS encoding NAD-dependent epimerase/dehydratase family protein, whose amino-acid sequence is MGQVLITGAFGFVGTHLSAWLAERGRGVWALDVAGAAPASGGAYARLFTWKDLERVPWDEVDAVVHLAGKAHDTRRTADPQSYFDINAGLTEKIVRRIVDAAPPRPIRFILFSSVKACADAVDGVLTEDSAPAPQTPYGKSKLEAERIVREAAAAHPLALCGVILRPCMIHGPGNKGNLNLLYTLVQKGAPWPLGGFDNRRSFASIENVCAVVEGLLAGIGASGIYQVADDETLSTNELISLMAETLGQSARIWRVPAGWIRLAARVGDVLRLPLNSERLRKLTESYVVSNLKIKSALGWKTMPVSARAAMKLTLKKL
- the ruvC gene encoding crossover junction endodeoxyribonuclease RuvC is translated as MNTPPDSLRILGIDASLRSTGLGIVEAEGSRMRSVWHGRVRNPAARPLSACLVALEDAVCEQIVSCHPQAAAIEGVFFSKNIHTTLILGHARGVLIGQCARHGIPVYEYEPRRVKQAVVGFGGAVKGQMQRMVMTLLNLPELPQEDEADALALAICHLHNRTRLKLSGIEPL